A genomic region of Limnohabitans curvus contains the following coding sequences:
- a CDS encoding MBL fold metallo-hydrolase gives MLRFKSLGSGSSGNATLVEAQSGAHTTRLLIDCGLRLRDLEARLIEAGTCAEDLDAIFITHEHGDHIGCARSFIKRYSTPLWMSQGTWLAVSDGGAWTPYQHLLNVARDGSAIELGDLQAMPFTVPHDAREPLQLRCTDGHRHLGVITDLGHVSSHVVASLQGCHALLLEANHDPDLLQASGYPVFLKQRVSGPWGHLANHAAADLLARVKHDQLSCVLAAHLSERNNTPELARTSLCEAMGCSPLDIDVADPLTGSDWLVV, from the coding sequence ATGTTGCGCTTTAAAAGTCTGGGCAGCGGCAGCTCAGGCAACGCCACTTTGGTTGAAGCCCAGAGTGGCGCCCATACCACTCGCTTGCTCATCGACTGCGGCCTTCGCCTGCGTGATCTAGAGGCTCGTCTCATCGAAGCGGGCACCTGCGCCGAGGATCTTGACGCCATCTTCATCACCCACGAACACGGCGACCACATTGGCTGTGCACGCAGCTTTATCAAACGTTATTCAACACCTCTGTGGATGAGCCAAGGCACATGGCTGGCCGTGAGTGACGGTGGTGCATGGACACCTTATCAACATTTGCTGAATGTGGCGCGCGATGGCAGCGCCATCGAATTGGGCGACTTGCAAGCGATGCCGTTTACGGTGCCGCACGATGCGCGCGAGCCCTTGCAGCTGCGCTGCACCGATGGCCATCGGCATTTGGGTGTGATCACCGATTTGGGGCACGTGTCTTCTCATGTGGTGGCGTCATTGCAAGGCTGCCATGCCCTGCTACTAGAAGCCAACCACGATCCTGATTTACTGCAAGCCTCGGGTTACCCTGTTTTTTTAAAGCAACGCGTCTCAGGCCCTTGGGGGCATTTGGCCAACCACGCCGCGGCCGACTTATTGGCTCGCGTCAAACACGACCAGTTAAGCTGCGTCCTGGCGGCACATTTGAGTGAGCGCAACAACACCCCCGAACTGGCGCGCACCAGCTTGTGCGAAGCAATGGGGTGTTCGCCTTTGGACATTGACGTGGCAGA